The Terriglobia bacterium genome contains the following window.
TCTCGGATGTACGCTGTCAACCTAAGTCGCACTCATAAGCGTCGCCCAAAACACGCATCGTAGACATAGGTTTTAGCTTACAGCGCCGGGGCTATTTTCTGCTTTAGGTGCCAGTGCAATCCGCAAGTGATGGATCAGGATGTTTTCCGGCCCCTGCTTCTCTTCCGTCAGTTCATCACCAGCCCAAGAGGGAGTCATCAAGTGTTGATGGCCCCCGTGCTGCTTTAGGAGCTGCAGCTTACGTATCAACAAGTCGAGTCCCGGCTCATCGCAGTTGATCTCCACCACATCGTTCCCGTATTCGAC
Protein-coding sequences here:
- a CDS encoding Imm32 family immunity protein, yielding MLTVEYGNDVVEINCDEPGLDLLIRKLQLLKQHGGHQHLMTPSWAGDELTEEKQGPENILIHHLRIALAPKAENSPGAVS